In Methylomagnum ishizawai, one DNA window encodes the following:
- a CDS encoding winged helix-turn-helix domain-containing protein, with the protein MNRSIRIQRLAPQDRERWQALFYRHQQQSRRRRLLALRSLWDGESMAEVCRSQGVQRKTLEKWLDSYLHGGFDALLAPQRRPRPQTLNPQRRKVLRYILLHKAPADYGIDSYQWTAVHVQDLLSKKWGLSLSANRLYEIFDELGLSLQRAHRDYGPAKPAERASFVKDLEKKPPRPEPTPPL; encoded by the coding sequence ATGAACCGCTCTATCCGCATCCAACGGCTGGCCCCGCAGGACCGCGAACGGTGGCAGGCGCTGTTCTACCGCCACCAGCAGCAGAGCCGGCGGCGTAGGCTGCTGGCCTTGAGGTCCCTGTGGGACGGCGAGAGCATGGCCGAGGTCTGCCGCAGCCAGGGAGTCCAGCGCAAGACGCTGGAGAAGTGGCTGGACAGCTACCTTCATGGCGGCTTCGACGCCCTGCTGGCCCCGCAAAGGCGGCCCCGCCCGCAAACCCTGAACCCGCAGCGGCGCAAGGTTCTGCGCTACATCCTGCTCCACAAGGCGCCGGCGGACTATGGCATCGACAGCTACCAATGGACGGCGGTCCACGTCCAGGACTTGCTCAGCAAGAAATGGGGCCTGTCGCTGAGCGCCAACCGGCTTTACGAAATCTTCGACGAACTGGGTCTCTCCCTCCAGCGCGCCCACCGCGACTACGGCCCCGCCAAGCCCGCCGAGCGGGCCAGCTTCGTGAAGGATCTCGAAAAAAAACCGCCGAGGCCGGAACCGACACCGCCCTTGTAG
- a CDS encoding type II toxin-antitoxin system VapC family toxin — translation MFLIDTNVVSEIRKGRRANIGVQKFFDEAERNDALCFLSVVTIGELRRGVELVKHRGDIQQTIVLESWLESVREEYADRILDFTEEIAMTWGKLMVPHPENAIDKQIAATAFHRGLTVITRNIDDFASSGIPVINPFLHN, via the coding sequence ATGTTTTTGATTGACACCAATGTGGTCAGCGAAATCCGCAAAGGCCGAAGAGCCAATATTGGCGTCCAAAAATTTTTCGACGAAGCGGAGAGAAACGATGCCTTGTGTTTTCTATCTGTCGTAACCATCGGAGAATTGAGGCGCGGCGTTGAATTGGTTAAGCATCGTGGAGATATACAACAGACCATAGTTTTAGAAAGCTGGCTTGAATCGGTGCGTGAGGAATATGCGGATCGCATCCTGGACTTCACCGAGGAAATCGCGATGACATGGGGAAAATTAATGGTTCCACATCCAGAAAACGCCATCGACAAACAAATAGCCGCCACGGCTTTTCACCGCGGTTTGACCGTCATTACCCGCAATATCGATGATTTTGCATCCAGCGGCATACCGGTGATTAATCCGTTCCTCCACAATTAA
- the nuoL gene encoding NADH-quinone oxidoreductase subunit L, with translation MLDYLWLVPALPFLGCVVLVLSQGRMPHRLTPWIGVGSVGIAAVLAGLIGQHFLGDHIAYYKLPLWTWLRVAEFSSGFGLYLDALSLNMMLIVTGIGFLIHLYSAGFMADDPGYARFFAYMNLFVAAMLVLVLADNLLLLYAGWEGVGLCSYLLIGFWYENPANGAAARKAFVMTRVGDMAFLLGLLLLFEVLGSLDIQTLMQRATLQWPVNTAFPMVAAALLLGGAVGKSAQLPLQTWLPDAMAGPTPVSALIHAATMVTAGVYLIARTHVLFQLAPPVREVVAYLGAAGLLMAACSALAQHDIKRILAYSTLSQLGYMFLGLGVGAYGAAVFHLTTHAYFKALLFLAAGAVIHCYHHEHDIFRMGGLRRRLPLSFGCFVIGSAALSALPYTSGYYSKHAILAAAQAAPQGLWLWGAGVLGAALTGLYSFRLIFVVFYGPETPNTRERLGFAMTAPLLILAGLAIAGGWFGLPLHTLFPKPPAAELPYTLQLITELAPWAGILMAAQFYLFREWSVDKLVSAPLGAALHRFWQSGWGFDGLYERLLVEPFRWLAEANRADVLDDFSHALAYLGREGHRLLSATQNGRLRWYAAGLASGVLFALALGILS, from the coding sequence ATGCTGGACTATTTATGGCTCGTCCCCGCCCTGCCCTTCTTGGGCTGCGTGGTGCTGGTATTGAGCCAAGGCCGGATGCCGCACCGCCTCACGCCCTGGATCGGCGTGGGTTCGGTCGGAATCGCCGCCGTGCTGGCGGGACTCATCGGCCAGCATTTCCTGGGAGACCACATCGCCTATTACAAGCTGCCGCTGTGGACCTGGCTACGGGTGGCCGAATTCTCCTCCGGCTTCGGGCTGTACCTCGACGCCTTGTCGCTGAATATGATGCTGATCGTGACCGGCATCGGCTTCCTCATCCATCTCTATTCCGCCGGGTTCATGGCCGACGATCCGGGCTATGCCCGCTTCTTCGCCTATATGAACCTGTTCGTCGCGGCGATGCTGGTACTGGTGTTGGCGGATAACCTGTTGTTGCTTTATGCGGGCTGGGAGGGCGTGGGGCTGTGCAGCTATCTCCTGATCGGCTTTTGGTACGAGAACCCGGCCAACGGGGCCGCCGCCCGCAAAGCCTTCGTCATGACCCGCGTCGGCGATATGGCGTTCTTGCTGGGGCTGCTGCTGTTGTTCGAGGTGCTGGGCAGCCTGGATATCCAAACCCTGATGCAACGCGCCACCTTGCAATGGCCGGTGAACACCGCTTTTCCCATGGTCGCCGCCGCCTTGTTGCTCGGAGGCGCGGTGGGCAAATCGGCGCAGTTGCCGCTGCAAACCTGGCTCCCGGACGCCATGGCCGGTCCCACGCCCGTCAGCGCCTTGATCCATGCCGCCACTATGGTCACGGCCGGGGTTTATCTCATCGCCCGCACCCACGTCCTGTTCCAACTGGCTCCGCCGGTGCGGGAAGTGGTGGCCTATCTGGGCGCGGCGGGCTTGCTGATGGCGGCTTGTTCGGCCCTGGCCCAGCACGATATCAAGCGCATCCTGGCCTATTCGACCCTGAGCCAGCTCGGTTATATGTTCCTGGGGCTGGGGGTCGGTGCCTATGGCGCGGCGGTGTTTCACCTCACCACCCATGCCTATTTCAAGGCGCTGTTGTTCCTCGCCGCCGGGGCGGTCATCCATTGTTATCATCACGAACACGATATTTTCCGCATGGGCGGGCTGAGGCGGCGCTTGCCGCTGAGCTTCGGGTGTTTCGTGATCGGGTCTGCGGCCTTGAGCGCCCTGCCCTATACCTCGGGCTATTACAGCAAGCACGCCATCCTCGCCGCCGCCCAGGCCGCGCCGCAAGGCTTATGGCTGTGGGGCGCGGGCGTCCTGGGCGCGGCCTTGACCGGACTTTATAGCTTCCGCTTGATCTTCGTCGTCTTCTACGGGCCGGAAACCCCGAACACCCGTGAACGGCTGGGTTTCGCCATGACCGCGCCCTTGCTGATCCTGGCCGGGCTGGCCATCGCCGGGGGCTGGTTTGGCTTGCCCTTGCACACGCTGTTCCCCAAGCCGCCCGCCGCCGAACTTCCCTACACATTGCAGCTCATCACCGAACTCGCGCCCTGGGCCGGCATCTTGATGGCGGCGCAGTTCTATCTGTTCCGGGAATGGTCGGTGGACAAGCTGGTCAGCGCTCCCCTGGGGGCCGCCCTGCATCGGTTTTGGCAGAGCGGCTGGGGCTTCGATGGGCTGTATGAACGGCTGTTGGTCGAGCCGTTCCGCTGGCTGGCCGAGGCCAACCGCGCCGATGTGCTGGACGATTTCAGCCACGCCCTGGCCTATCTCGGCCGCGAAGGCCACCGCCTCCTGTCCGCCACCCAGAACGGTAGATTGCGCTGGTACGCGGCGGGCTTGGCGTCCGGGGTCTTGTTCGCCCTCGCCTTGGGGATTTTGTCATGA
- a CDS encoding complex I subunit 4 family protein has product MMLVWLIGVLVVGGGLCWAAERAHAAAPRWLALLSLAGEGGVLVPYFTAPGAVADGVWLDQIRLAWIPRFGIGFHLGLDGVSLLLAALTVLLGLMAVAVSWREIGQRTGPFHACLLWTLAGVMGVFLALDLFLFFVCWELMILPMYALIAVWGHENRGYAALKFLLFTQVSGLLMLMAAVALALAHQAKTGQFSFDYFALLGTELDPVTARWLMLGFFVAFAVKLPTVPLHTWLPDAHTQAPTGGSVILAGVLLKTGAYGLLRFAIPLFPGATTEFAPTAMGLGVVGIIYGGMLAFAQTDMKRLVAYSSISHMGFVLVGLYAQTGLGFQGAVLTMLAHGLSAAALFMLAGALQNRLHTRDMNRMGGLWGAVPRMAAIGLFFSVAALGMPGLGNFVGEFLVLAGTFQLHQGTAALAALGLVIGPVYALALVQRAFHGPRTETHGIEDFGFRETAALAVLIAASLGLGLYPQPLIDILHATPPPIVSPTLAHRSHP; this is encoded by the coding sequence ATGATGCTGGTGTGGCTGATCGGGGTCTTGGTGGTGGGGGGCGGTTTGTGCTGGGCGGCGGAACGGGCGCATGCCGCCGCGCCGCGCTGGCTGGCGCTATTAAGCTTGGCCGGGGAAGGCGGGGTGCTGGTGCCGTATTTCACCGCGCCGGGGGCGGTGGCGGATGGGGTCTGGCTGGATCAAATCCGGCTGGCCTGGATTCCCCGCTTCGGGATCGGCTTCCATCTGGGGCTGGACGGGGTGAGCCTGTTGCTCGCCGCCCTCACGGTGCTGCTGGGGCTGATGGCGGTGGCGGTGTCCTGGCGCGAGATCGGGCAACGGACCGGGCCGTTCCATGCTTGCTTGCTATGGACCCTGGCCGGGGTGATGGGGGTGTTCCTGGCGCTGGATTTGTTCCTGTTCTTCGTGTGCTGGGAACTGATGATCCTGCCCATGTATGCCCTCATCGCGGTCTGGGGGCACGAGAACCGGGGCTATGCCGCCCTCAAGTTCTTGCTGTTCACCCAGGTCAGTGGGCTTTTGATGCTGATGGCGGCGGTGGCGCTGGCCCTCGCGCACCAAGCCAAGACCGGCCAATTCAGCTTCGATTATTTCGCCCTGCTCGGCACCGAACTCGATCCCGTCACCGCCCGCTGGCTGATGCTGGGCTTCTTCGTAGCCTTCGCGGTCAAGCTGCCGACCGTGCCCTTGCACACCTGGCTCCCGGATGCCCATACCCAGGCACCGACCGGCGGCAGCGTGATCCTGGCCGGGGTCTTGCTCAAGACCGGGGCGTATGGGCTGTTGCGCTTCGCGATTCCCTTATTTCCGGGCGCGACGACGGAATTCGCGCCCACCGCCATGGGCCTGGGCGTGGTGGGGATCATCTACGGCGGGATGCTGGCCTTCGCCCAGACCGATATGAAGCGGCTGGTCGCCTATTCCAGCATCAGCCATATGGGCTTCGTGCTGGTGGGCCTGTACGCCCAGACCGGGCTGGGTTTCCAGGGCGCGGTGCTGACGATGCTGGCCCATGGCCTCAGCGCCGCCGCCTTGTTCATGCTGGCCGGGGCTTTGCAGAACCGCCTCCACACCCGCGACATGAACCGCATGGGCGGCTTGTGGGGCGCGGTGCCGCGCATGGCCGCCATCGGGCTGTTCTTTTCGGTCGCAGCCTTGGGAATGCCCGGCCTCGGCAATTTCGTCGGCGAATTCCTGGTGCTGGCCGGCACCTTCCAACTGCACCAGGGCACCGCCGCACTGGCGGCCTTGGGGCTGGTGATCGGGCCGGTCTATGCGCTGGCCCTGGTGCAACGCGCCTTCCACGGCCCGCGGACGGAAACCCACGGCATCGAGGATTTCGGCTTCAGGGAAACGGCGGCGCTGGCGGTCTTGATCGCCGCCAGCCTGGGCCTGGGCCTTTATCCGCAACCCCTGATCGATATCCTCCACGCCACGCCGCCTCCCATCGTCAGCCCCACCCTCGCCCACCGGAGCCATCCATGA
- a CDS encoding Uma2 family endonuclease: protein MSHAVKQIYVDFEEYLEDEREADVRHEYVDGQIYAMGGASELHNTVAADFHTAINNILPDTCRAWMADMKVKIKAQGKFYAYYPDIMVACGENTDDPYTRTNPILIVEVLSASTRRNDLKEKFDNYIQIPSLLEYVVVSQDTPHLRIFRRNRDWQPESYYAGDIFCLESVGLELAVEAIYRRVRREVGLEIKLA, encoded by the coding sequence ATGTCACATGCGGTAAAACAGATTTACGTGGACTTCGAGGAATATTTGGAAGACGAGCGGGAAGCCGATGTCCGCCATGAATATGTGGACGGCCAAATCTATGCGATGGGCGGTGCCAGCGAACTACACAATACGGTAGCAGCGGATTTCCATACGGCTATCAATAACATCCTGCCAGACACCTGTCGGGCGTGGATGGCTGATATGAAAGTAAAAATAAAAGCCCAAGGTAAATTTTATGCCTACTACCCGGATATTATGGTGGCCTGTGGAGAAAACACCGACGACCCATATACCCGCACCAATCCTATCCTAATCGTCGAGGTGCTTTCCGCCTCGACCCGCCGCAACGATTTGAAAGAGAAATTCGACAACTATATTCAAATCCCGTCCTTGCTGGAATATGTCGTGGTCTCCCAGGACACGCCGCATTTACGGATTTTCCGCCGCAACCGCGATTGGCAACCGGAATCCTACTATGCCGGGGATATTTTCTGCCTGGAATCGGTGGGTTTGGAACTGGCGGTGGAAGCGATTTACCGGCGGGTGCGGCGGGAAGTGGGCTTGGAAATCAAGCTGGCCTGA
- the nuoG gene encoding NADH-quinone oxidoreductase subunit NuoG: MATIILDGQTHTVQTGGNLLQACLSLGLELPYFCWHPALGSVGACRQCAVRLYKDENDQQGRLTMACLTPVTEGLRADLQAPEAQDFRAGIIEALMTNHPHDCPVCEEGGECHLQDMTVMTGHTVRHYRGLKRTHRNQQLGPFINHEMNRCIACYRCVRYYGDYAGGEDLGVFSIRNNVYFGRAQDGVLENEFSGNLVEVCPTGVFTDKTFSAHYARKWDLRYAPSICPHCAVGCNISPGERLGRLRRVINRYHGAVNGYFLCDRGRFGYGYVNGGQRIMHAELHGEPVSPHAAVAQLARMANGRVIGIGSPRASLEANFVLRERVGSANFYAGFSRIEAGLAAAIVDILRDWPVRVPAVREMERADAVLILGEDVTNTAPRLALTLRQAVRNRGLAIAAALKIPAWLDSAARHAAQAEKSPLFIASPAPTRLDDVASATHRATPEAIARLGFAIVHALDAAAPAVSGLSETETRLAATIAAALAAAERPLLISGMGCANLAVVRAAGNIARALAAKRDVPTVDLCYAVPECNTLGLALMDGRSVEDAFAAARENDAPSLIVLENDVYRRAPAATVDAALARFRQRIVIDHSRNATTARADLLLPSGSFAETEGTFVSLEGRAQRFFSVMPPLGAARDAWRWPFATQRDTWQNLDAVTAACAAALPVFARIVEAAPGTGFRVQGDKIARAPARYSGRTAMHADQRLHEPKPPDDPDSALSYSMEGADTGIPPALRPVAWAPRWNSHQQATTQFQDEAGGTLRGGDPGVRLIEPADTPAPCWFEDIPPLLSPDEPGFRAVILHRIFGGEELSALAPPIIERAPAACALMHPDDIARLGLGDGVTVAWERCRLDLPLRPEPGLAQGVIGLPEGGVPGGLPERVDVWVPQEEQP; the protein is encoded by the coding sequence ATGGCAACCATCATCCTCGACGGCCAAACCCACACAGTCCAAACCGGCGGCAACCTGCTCCAAGCCTGTTTGTCGCTGGGGCTGGAGCTGCCTTACTTCTGCTGGCATCCGGCCCTGGGTTCGGTCGGTGCCTGTCGGCAATGCGCAGTGCGGCTCTACAAGGATGAGAACGACCAGCAAGGCCGCTTGACCATGGCCTGCCTGACGCCCGTCACCGAAGGACTCCGCGCCGACCTCCAAGCCCCGGAAGCCCAGGACTTCCGCGCCGGGATCATCGAAGCCTTAATGACCAACCACCCGCACGACTGCCCGGTCTGCGAAGAAGGCGGCGAATGCCATCTGCAAGACATGACCGTGATGACCGGACACACCGTCCGCCATTACCGGGGCTTGAAACGCACCCACCGCAACCAACAGCTCGGCCCCTTCATCAACCACGAAATGAACCGCTGCATCGCCTGCTACCGCTGCGTGCGCTATTACGGCGATTATGCGGGCGGCGAGGACTTGGGGGTGTTTTCCATCCGCAACAACGTCTATTTCGGGCGGGCGCAAGACGGGGTTTTGGAGAACGAATTCAGCGGCAATCTGGTCGAGGTCTGCCCGACCGGGGTGTTCACCGACAAGACCTTCAGCGCCCATTACGCCCGCAAATGGGATTTGCGCTACGCCCCGTCGATCTGCCCGCATTGCGCGGTGGGCTGCAATATCAGCCCCGGCGAGCGCTTGGGCAGGCTGCGGCGCGTCATCAACCGTTATCACGGCGCGGTGAATGGCTATTTCCTGTGCGACCGTGGCCGGTTCGGCTATGGCTACGTGAACGGCGGGCAGCGGATCATGCACGCGGAACTGCATGGCGAGCCGGTCTCGCCCCACGCCGCCGTGGCCCAATTGGCCCGCATGGCGAACGGGCGCGTCATCGGCATCGGTTCGCCCCGCGCTTCGTTGGAGGCCAATTTCGTGTTGCGGGAACGGGTCGGGTCTGCGAATTTCTACGCCGGGTTTTCCCGCATCGAGGCCGGATTGGCAGCGGCGATTGTGGACATCCTGCGCGATTGGCCGGTGCGGGTGCCCGCGGTGCGGGAAATGGAACGGGCCGACGCCGTGCTGATCCTGGGCGAAGATGTGACGAACACCGCACCGCGCTTGGCGCTGACCTTGCGGCAGGCGGTACGCAACCGGGGCTTGGCTATCGCCGCGGCGCTCAAGATTCCCGCTTGGTTGGACAGTGCCGCCCGCCACGCGGCCCAGGCCGAAAAAAGCCCGCTGTTCATCGCCAGCCCCGCGCCGACCCGGCTGGACGATGTGGCGAGCGCGACCCATCGCGCCACGCCGGAAGCCATCGCCCGGCTGGGTTTCGCGATAGTCCACGCGCTGGACGCCGCAGCCCCGGCGGTATCCGGTCTATCCGAAACGGAAACACGTCTAGCGGCAACCATCGCCGCCGCCCTGGCCGCCGCCGAGCGGCCCTTGCTGATATCGGGGATGGGCTGCGCCAACCTGGCCGTGGTGCGGGCGGCGGGGAATATCGCCCGCGCCCTGGCCGCGAAACGCGACGTGCCCACGGTGGACCTGTGCTACGCCGTGCCGGAATGCAACACGCTGGGCTTGGCGCTGATGGATGGGCGCAGTGTCGAGGACGCCTTCGCGGCGGCACGGGAAAACGACGCGCCCAGCTTGATCGTGCTGGAAAACGATGTATACCGCCGCGCACCCGCCGCGACGGTCGATGCGGCCCTGGCCCGGTTCCGCCAGCGCATCGTGATCGACCACAGCCGCAACGCCACCACCGCCCGTGCCGATTTGCTCCTGCCCTCGGGCAGCTTCGCCGAAACCGAGGGCACCTTCGTCAGCCTGGAGGGCCGGGCGCAGCGCTTCTTCTCGGTCATGCCGCCCCTGGGCGCGGCCCGCGATGCTTGGCGCTGGCCGTTCGCCACACAGCGCGATACTTGGCAAAACCTCGACGCCGTCACCGCCGCCTGCGCCGCGGCCTTGCCGGTGTTCGCCCGCATCGTCGAGGCCGCGCCCGGAACCGGATTCCGGGTCCAAGGCGACAAGATCGCCCGCGCCCCGGCCCGCTACAGCGGCAGGACCGCGATGCACGCCGACCAGCGTTTGCACGAACCCAAGCCGCCGGACGATCCCGATTCGGCCCTGAGCTACAGCATGGAAGGCGCGGACACCGGGATTCCTCCGGCCTTGCGGCCCGTGGCCTGGGCGCCGCGCTGGAATTCCCATCAGCAGGCGACGACCCAATTCCAGGACGAGGCGGGCGGGACTTTGCGCGGCGGCGATCCGGGCGTGCGCTTGATCGAACCGGCGGACACCCCCGCGCCCTGTTGGTTCGAGGATATTCCGCCCCTCCTTTCCCCGGACGAACCCGGTTTCCGCGCCGTCATCCTGCACCGGATTTTCGGCGGCGAGGAACTCAGCGCCTTGGCCCCGCCCATCATCGAGCGGGCACCCGCGGCCTGCGCCCTCATGCACCCGGACGATATCGCCCGGCTGGGCCTTGGCGATGGCGTGACCGTGGCCTGGGAGCGATGCCGCTTGGATTTGCCGCTGCGCCCGGAACCGGGCTTGGCCCAGGGTGTGATCGGCCTCCCGGAAGGCGGGGTTCCGGGGGGATTACCGGAACGGGTGGACGTATGGGTTCCCCAGGAGGAACAGCCATGA
- the nuoJ gene encoding NADH-quinone oxidoreductase subunit J, translating to MLQILFYSAAGVAVVSTLLVVASAHAVHALLYLILSLLASAVVFYLMGAYFAALLEVIIYAGAIMVLFLFVVMMLNLGQQTQEQEKRWLEPSIWRWPSAMATVLLIEFAYVVLLGDGRHPTGHIVTAKEVGIALLGPYVIAVELASMLLLAGLVGAYHLARPEAAR from the coding sequence ATGCTGCAAATCCTGTTCTATTCGGCAGCGGGGGTGGCGGTGGTCTCGACGCTATTGGTGGTCGCCAGCGCCCACGCGGTCCATGCCCTGCTGTACTTGATCCTGTCCCTGCTGGCTTCGGCGGTGGTGTTTTATCTGATGGGGGCGTATTTCGCGGCGCTGCTGGAAGTCATCATCTATGCCGGGGCGATCATGGTGCTGTTCCTGTTCGTGGTGATGATGCTGAACCTGGGCCAGCAAACCCAGGAGCAGGAAAAGCGCTGGCTGGAACCCTCGATCTGGCGCTGGCCTTCGGCCATGGCGACGGTGTTGCTGATCGAATTCGCCTATGTGGTGTTGCTGGGCGACGGACGCCATCCCACCGGGCATATCGTGACCGCCAAGGAGGTCGGCATCGCCTTGCTGGGACCGTATGTGATCGCGGTGGAACTGGCCTCGATGCTACTGCTGGCCGGACTGGTCGGGGCTTACCATCTGGCACGGCCGGAGGCGGCGCGATGA
- the nuoI gene encoding NADH-quinone oxidoreductase subunit NuoI: MGLIGGFLSQVQTLWTVLAHTFARADTVQYPEQMPRLAPRYRGRIVLTRDPDGQERCVACNLCAVVCPVDCIALQKAETPEGRWYPEWFRINFSRCIYCGLCEEACPTYAIQLTPDFEMSEYDRHHMVYEKQHLLIDGPGKYPDYHFYRVAGKSIAGKDKGGAEHEAAPVDIRSLLP, encoded by the coding sequence ATGGGCTTGATCGGCGGTTTCCTCAGCCAGGTGCAGACCTTGTGGACGGTTTTGGCGCATACTTTCGCCCGCGCCGATACCGTACAGTACCCGGAACAAATGCCGCGGCTCGCTCCGCGCTACCGGGGCCGCATCGTGTTGACCCGCGACCCCGACGGGCAGGAACGCTGCGTGGCCTGCAACCTCTGCGCCGTGGTCTGCCCGGTGGATTGCATCGCCCTGCAAAAGGCCGAAACCCCGGAAGGCCGCTGGTACCCGGAATGGTTCCGCATCAATTTCTCGCGCTGCATCTATTGCGGACTGTGCGAAGAAGCCTGCCCGACCTATGCCATCCAACTCACCCCGGATTTCGAGATGAGCGAATACGACCGCCACCACATGGTTTACGAAAAACAGCACCTCCTCATCGACGGCCCCGGCAAATACCCGGATTACCACTTCTACCGGGTGGCGGGCAAAAGCATCGCAGGGAAAGACAAGGGCGGGGCCGAACACGAAGCCGCCCCGGTGGATATTCGGAGCCTGTTGCCGTGA
- a CDS encoding DUF2281 domain-containing protein gives MDIQATINQHIANLPPDLRMEVLDFVIALERKHSAQPVKKSFIQKLREMPDVGLDEDFERIHSTSRPSDVFD, from the coding sequence ATGGACATACAAGCAACGATTAATCAACACATAGCCAATCTACCACCGGACTTACGGATGGAAGTATTGGATTTCGTGATCGCCCTGGAGCGGAAACATTCCGCACAGCCGGTTAAAAAATCTTTTATCCAAAAACTCAGGGAAATGCCAGATGTAGGATTGGACGAGGATTTCGAGCGGATCCACAGCACGAGCAGGCCCAGCGATGTTTTTGATTGA
- the nuoK gene encoding NADH-quinone oxidoreductase subunit NuoK: MNGLVPMEHGLALSAILFALGLTGVLMRRNLIAVLMSLEIMLNAAGLAFIVAGSRWNQPDGQIMFVLVLSLAAAEIGVALGLVMRIYRTYKTLDADALSGMRG; the protein is encoded by the coding sequence ATGAACGGCCTGGTGCCGATGGAGCATGGTTTGGCATTGTCGGCCATTTTGTTCGCGCTGGGACTGACCGGCGTGTTGATGCGGCGTAATTTGATCGCGGTATTGATGTCGCTGGAAATCATGCTGAACGCCGCCGGGCTGGCCTTCATCGTGGCCGGTTCGCGCTGGAACCAGCCGGATGGGCAGATCATGTTCGTGCTGGTGCTGAGCTTGGCGGCGGCGGAAATCGGGGTGGCCTTGGGCTTGGTGATGCGGATTTATCGGACTTATAAGACCTTGGACGCGGATGCTTTGAGCGGGATGCGGGGATAA
- the nuoH gene encoding NADH-quinone oxidoreductase subunit NuoH has protein sequence MSVGSPLNVVSILAALIVVAAWLIWVERRLLALWQDRLGPNRLGPLGLFQIVADMLKMLSKQDWIPPFADAPVFVLAPTVVMLTGLTAFAVVPIAPGVGIIDLGFGLLYFLALASLSVYSVILAGYASNSKYALFGALRAAAQTLSYEVFMGLSVMGVVMLAGSFDLRAIVEAQREGWFVGPQFLGFLLFLVAAVAESHRGPFDLPEAETELAAGFHVEYSGMKFGMFFVGEYIGITLGAAMITTLFFGGWLGPWLPPVVWFVLKTLLFILLFILMRGALPRPRYDQLMAYGWKVLLPLSLLNLLATGGLLLWA, from the coding sequence ATGAGCGTGGGTTCGCCCCTCAACGTGGTCTCGATCCTCGCGGCCTTGATCGTTGTGGCGGCTTGGCTGATCTGGGTCGAACGGCGGCTGTTGGCGCTGTGGCAGGACCGGCTCGGGCCCAACCGGCTCGGGCCTTTGGGGCTGTTCCAGATCGTCGCCGACATGCTGAAGATGCTGAGCAAGCAGGATTGGATTCCGCCCTTCGCCGACGCCCCGGTGTTCGTGCTGGCCCCGACCGTGGTGATGCTGACGGGGCTGACCGCCTTCGCCGTGGTGCCCATCGCGCCGGGAGTGGGCATCATCGACCTGGGTTTCGGATTGTTGTACTTCCTGGCCCTGGCTTCGCTGTCGGTGTACAGCGTGATCCTGGCGGGCTATGCCTCCAATAGCAAATACGCCTTGTTCGGGGCGCTGCGGGCGGCGGCGCAGACCCTCAGTTACGAGGTCTTCATGGGCTTGTCGGTGATGGGCGTGGTGATGCTGGCGGGGAGCTTCGATTTACGCGCCATCGTCGAGGCGCAACGCGAGGGCTGGTTCGTGGGGCCGCAGTTCCTGGGTTTCCTGCTGTTCCTGGTCGCCGCCGTGGCCGAGAGCCATCGCGGACCCTTCGACCTGCCGGAAGCCGAAACCGAATTGGCTGCGGGGTTCCATGTCGAGTATTCCGGCATGAAGTTCGGCATGTTCTTCGTCGGCGAATACATCGGCATCACCTTGGGCGCGGCCATGATCACGACCTTGTTTTTCGGCGGCTGGCTGGGGCCGTGGCTGCCGCCGGTCGTGTGGTTCGTCCTGAAAACCCTGTTGTTCATCCTGCTGTTCATCCTGATGCGCGGCGCCCTGCCCCGGCCTCGCTATGACCAATTGATGGCCTACGGCTGGAAGGTCTTGCTACCCTTGTCCCTGCTCAACCTATTGGCGACCGGAGGGCTGCTGCTATGGGCTTGA